The genomic window CACCTCCGCAACGATGGCGGCAACGTCATCCGCCGCAATTGGCTGGAACAGGACGGGAGGAAGCCTCACCATGTTTCCATCCGCACTTGAATCGGCGATGCCGCCGAGGAATTCCAGGAACTGGGTCGAGCGGATGATGGTGTACGAGATGCCGGAGCTTTCGATCAGTTTCTCCTGGGCGACCTTGGCGCGGAAATAGCCATTGTCGGTCCGGTCGATTCCGACGATGGATAGCGCGACATGGTGGCGGACGCCCGCCGCGGCCTCCGCCGCGATAAGGTTGCGGCCGGAGGTCTCGAAGAATTCCAGCACCGCCTTGTCTTCAAATGAAGGCGAATTGGCGAGGTCAATCACCACTTGCGCGCCGGCGACGGCCGCTTTGAGCCCTTCGCCGGTGATGGTGTTGATGCCGCTTTTGGGCGAGGCGGCAACGACCTCGTGGCCGCCCTGGCGCAGGATGGCGACGCTCTTCGAGCCGATAAGCCCGGTGCCGCCGATGACGACGATCTTCATATCATGACCTCCTTCATCGTGGCTGACATAACCTGCTATGCGCGCCTCATGGGTGTCCGGTCAAGAAGGACGGCCGGCGTGGCGTCCACGCACCCACTTTGCGATACAATCCGATCATGACGGGCGCGCGGCGCTACGACGTGGTGCTGGTCGGCGGCGGAGTCATCGGAAGCTCGGTCGCGATGGCGCTCTGCGAGCGCGGCCTTAGGACCGCGGTTGCCGATATCGACCTCAGCGGGCGGCTGAGCTCGAGCGAAAAGAACGCCGGCGGCGTGCGCGCGACCTGGTGGCAGCCGGTGAATATCGCGCTCTGCCGCGCTTCGATCAAATACTACGAAAGCGTCCGCGCGGAGGTTGGCTTTCGCCAGAAGGGCTATCTCTGGCTCTACGACGCCGCGACCTGGCCTAAGGCAGTGCAGCATCTCGGCCTGCAGCGCGAACTCGGCCATCCGATCGAAGAGATGGACGCCGCCGCGATCCATGGCCGCGTTCCCGAAATCGATCGGCTCGACGGTATCGCGGGCGCAACCTTTTCGCCCGAGGACGGACTGATCAATTCCAACCTGCTGAAGGAGCATTATCGTTCGCGCTCTCGCGCGCTCGGTGCCGAGTATCTCGACCGGCTCTACGTCCATGCGATCGAAGCGGGCGAGAGCGAAGTGCGAATCGGATGCTGGCGCGCCGACGACGCGCTGCTGGACGAGACCCTGGTCCGCATGATGTCCGAAGACGCGCCGGGAGTGCCTGCGGCGGGCCATCTGGTCGAACTCGCCGCGGACGCGGTTGCGATAACCGGCGGCGCATGGTCGCCGAGCGCGCTCAAGCTGGTCGGGCTGAAGAACCTGAGCGAGCCGATTCGCCGCCAGATCTGTCTCGTCGATAATCGCACGACCAATCTCGACGCCTACGGCATGATCGTCGATACCTCGGGCGTCTATTTTCACAACGAGGGCGCTTACGTACTGGCCGGCTACTCGCCGCTCGGCGAGCCGCCGGGCTATCATTTCAACTACGACGGCGAGCCGTTCTTCATGAACGAGGTCTGGCCCCGGCTCTACGCTCGGATGAGCGCGTTCGAGCGCCTGCGGCACGTCCGCGGATGGGCCGGGCTTTACGAGGTCTCGCCCGACCGCAGCGCGATCGTGGGCCGCGCGGCGCCGCGCGTCTTCGAGGCGCATTCGTTCAGCGGGCGCGGCGTGATGCAATCGTACGGCGCGGGCCAGGCGCTGGCGGAATTGATCGCGGACGGGCATTACCGGCGTTTCGACGCGAGTGCGCTTGCCCGCGAGCGCTTCGAGCGCGGCGCGCTGGCGCTCGAAGAACTGCACATTTGAGAGCCGCGGACGGTTTAAAATCCTCGGCGGCTCATGATAGTTAACAGGGATTGCGCGGCAGCCCGCGCGGGCATCCGCAGCGCCCCAGGAGGATGAATGTTCTCGTCGATCGAAGAGGTAATCGAGCGCTTTGCCGAACAGAAGTACATCGCCAGCCGCCGTATCGCGACGGTGGTGTATCTCGCCGCCGCGCTTAAGAAGCCGATCCTGGTCGAGGGGCCGGCCGGTGTCGGCAAGACCGACCTGGCCAAGGTTCTGGCCCTGGCGCTCGGCCACGATCTCATCCGTCTGCAGTGCTACGAGGGACTGGACGAAGGCAAGGCGCTTTACGAATGGGAATACGCCAAGCAACTGCTCTACACGCAGATTCTGAAGGACAAGATAAGCGAGGTCCTGACCGGAGCGCAGGGGCTTGCCGCCGCCGTCGACCGCATCGCCAAAGAGGACGAGGTCTTTTTCTCCGAGCGCTTCGTGCTGCCGCGGCCGCTGCTGAAGGCGATCACGTCGGACAAGCCGGTGGT from Candidatus Binataceae bacterium includes these protein-coding regions:
- a CDS encoding SDR family oxidoreductase; translated protein: MKIVVIGGTGLIGSKSVAILRQGGHEVVAASPKSGINTITGEGLKAAVAGAQVVIDLANSPSFEDKAVLEFFETSGRNLIAAEAAAGVRHHVALSIVGIDRTDNGYFRAKVAQEKLIESSGISYTIIRSTQFLEFLGGIADSSADGNMVRLPPVLFQPIAADDVAAIVAEVALAAPRRGIVEIAGPERAPFNEIVARYLKAVGDPRQVARDPEARYWGGRVEERSLVPLGEARLGRIGLDEWLRRAKARA
- a CDS encoding FAD-dependent oxidoreductase, with the protein product MTGARRYDVVLVGGGVIGSSVAMALCERGLRTAVADIDLSGRLSSSEKNAGGVRATWWQPVNIALCRASIKYYESVRAEVGFRQKGYLWLYDAATWPKAVQHLGLQRELGHPIEEMDAAAIHGRVPEIDRLDGIAGATFSPEDGLINSNLLKEHYRSRSRALGAEYLDRLYVHAIEAGESEVRIGCWRADDALLDETLVRMMSEDAPGVPAAGHLVELAADAVAITGGAWSPSALKLVGLKNLSEPIRRQICLVDNRTTNLDAYGMIVDTSGVYFHNEGAYVLAGYSPLGEPPGYHFNYDGEPFFMNEVWPRLYARMSAFERLRHVRGWAGLYEVSPDRSAIVGRAAPRVFEAHSFSGRGVMQSYGAGQALAELIADGHYRRFDASALARERFERGALALEELHI